The following proteins are co-located in the Haemorhous mexicanus isolate bHaeMex1 unplaced genomic scaffold, bHaeMex1.pri scaffold_237_ctg1, whole genome shotgun sequence genome:
- the QPRT gene encoding nicotinate-nucleotide pyrophosphorylase [carboxylating] isoform X2, whose product MSHSPPAPWSPPPAPHLLRSLARSWLDEDAPWPDPTLATLGDTATRAELLSKIGEGSAGAVLAGSPFAEAVFGVSGCRVSWRIPEGSPLPPGRAVVAEVEGPAAGVLGGERVALNILGRCSGVASMAARAVGVARAQGWAGVVAGTRKTTPGFRLAEKYALGVGGADPHRAGLGGLLLLKDNHRALAAAAGGMRQVILGARRAGGFTRKVEVECASAEEALEAAAAGADIVLLDNLSPQVLEP is encoded by the exons atgTCGCACTCGCCCCCCGCCCCCtggagccccccgcccgccccgcacCTCCTGCGCTCCCTGGCGCGCTCCTGGCTGGACGAGGACGCGCCCTGGCCCGACCCCACCCTGGCGACCCTCGGGGACACCGCCACCCGCGCCGAGCTGCTCAGCAAAATCGGGGAGGGGTCTGCCGGGGCGGTGCTGGCGGGGTCCCCGTTCGCCGAGGCCGTTTTTGGGGTGTCGGGGTGCCGCGTGAGCTGGAGGATCCCCGAGGGGTCCCCGCTGCCCCCCGGGCGGGCGGTGGTGGCCGAGGTGGAGGGTCCGGCCgcgggggtcctggggggcgAGAGGGTGGCCCTGAACATTCTGGGGCGCTGCAGCGGGGTGGCCTCGATGGCCGCCAGGGCCGTGGGGGTGGCGCGGGCTCAGGGGTGGGCGGGGGTCGTGGCGGGGACCCGCAAAACCACGCCCGGCTTTCGGCTGGCCGAGAAGTACGCgctgggggtggggggcgcGGACCCGCACCGGGCCGGGCTCGGGGGGCTCCTCCTGCTCAAGGACAACCACCGAGCGctggcggcggccgcggggggcATGCGGCAG GTGATTCTGGGGgcgcgccgggccgggggcttCACGCGCAAGGTGGAGGTGGAGTGCGCGAGCGCCGAGGAGGCGCtggaggcggcggcggccggcgcTGACATCGTCCTGCTGGACAACCTGagcccccag GTGCTGGAACCCTGA
- the QPRT gene encoding nicotinate-nucleotide pyrophosphorylase [carboxylating] isoform X1, translating into MSHSPPAPWSPPPAPHLLRSLARSWLDEDAPWPDPTLATLGDTATRAELLSKIGEGSAGAVLAGSPFAEAVFGVSGCRVSWRIPEGSPLPPGRAVVAEVEGPAAGVLGGERVALNILGRCSGVASMAARAVGVARAQGWAGVVAGTRKTTPGFRLAEKYALGVGGADPHRAGLGGLLLLKDNHRALAAAAGGMRQVILGARRAGGFTRKVEVECASAEEALEAAAAGADIVLLDNLSPQELRAVSARLKAAHPALTVEASGGIALETLPQFLGPHVDVVSMGCLTHGAPGLDFSLKVLEP; encoded by the exons atgTCGCACTCGCCCCCCGCCCCCtggagccccccgcccgccccgcacCTCCTGCGCTCCCTGGCGCGCTCCTGGCTGGACGAGGACGCGCCCTGGCCCGACCCCACCCTGGCGACCCTCGGGGACACCGCCACCCGCGCCGAGCTGCTCAGCAAAATCGGGGAGGGGTCTGCCGGGGCGGTGCTGGCGGGGTCCCCGTTCGCCGAGGCCGTTTTTGGGGTGTCGGGGTGCCGCGTGAGCTGGAGGATCCCCGAGGGGTCCCCGCTGCCCCCCGGGCGGGCGGTGGTGGCCGAGGTGGAGGGTCCGGCCgcgggggtcctggggggcgAGAGGGTGGCCCTGAACATTCTGGGGCGCTGCAGCGGGGTGGCCTCGATGGCCGCCAGGGCCGTGGGGGTGGCGCGGGCTCAGGGGTGGGCGGGGGTCGTGGCGGGGACCCGCAAAACCACGCCCGGCTTTCGGCTGGCCGAGAAGTACGCgctgggggtggggggcgcGGACCCGCACCGGGCCGGGCTCGGGGGGCTCCTCCTGCTCAAGGACAACCACCGAGCGctggcggcggccgcggggggcATGCGGCAG GTGATTCTGGGGgcgcgccgggccgggggcttCACGCGCAAGGTGGAGGTGGAGTGCGCGAGCGCCGAGGAGGCGCtggaggcggcggcggccggcgcTGACATCGTCCTGCTGGACAACCTGagcccccag GAGCTGCGGGCTGTCTCTGCACGGCTCAAGGCCGCGCACCCCGCGCTGACGGTCGAGGCCAGCGGGGGCATCGCCCTGGAGACCCTGCCCCAATTCCTGGGCCCCCACGTGGACGTCGTGTCCATGGGGTGTCTGACCCACGGCGCCCCCGGCCTGGACTTCTCCCTCAAGGTGCTGGAACCCTGA